GATTTGCAGGAAATGTATGTTTATGTACTTCATAcatgttttcttaatttatatgATTACTGTTTGggattaaaaactaaattgtgTTGATCCAAAAGTGAAACGTTACCTACTATTAGACATGAATGAAGAAACTGAAGCTCAAGGATAGGAACAGATTCTCTATTTATGTGACTTCATACAATAAACTTTTCAGATTGTGACTGAAGTTTTAACCCTATAGATACAGATTCTCTATTTATGTGACTTCATACAGtaaattatctatttatttgACTTCATACAATAAATTCTCTATTTTCTTTAGTATAAGGTTTCTATGCAACTTACAGAGCTAACGTCCTATGATTTCTGTGATGCTCACATTGTTGATAGATGCTCTTTGCTCACTTTCCCAAGGTGATTCAGCGTCCGGTGAGACCCTTCTAGCTATAAACGCTGGCTGCTTTGGCTCCGGAAGGTTTGAGTTCTCTGTACTTAGCATCCAAATCACCGTTGAAACGCTTGGTCTATCGTTAGCGTGATCTTGCACACACAGTAGTCCTATGTGCACACATCTTCGTATTTGGTTTTCAAAACACTCTTCAAGGATGACAGGATCCACGAGAGTGGTGGCCTCTCCATCATTCCATAATTTCCATgcctaggaaaaaaaaaaaaaagaaaggtttCAAGAATGGTGTACAAGCTTTTATAGAAGGAAGCTCATTAGTAGTCTTACATAAGCTGAGAGGTTCAGATTCTGGTCATCATTGTTAAAGCTTGAGTTTCTTCTTCCACTCACAATCTCCAAGAGTATGACTCCTAAGCTGAAAACATCTGACTTCTCCGAGAATAGCCCTCCCAATGCGTACTCAGGTGCCATATAACCACTGTGAAGGTTATGCTTTTGTCAGTTTTATTATCAACAAAGTTGAATGTGTACTTGTTAGTTAACTCACTATGTTCCAACCACTCTTAGGGTGCTAGCTTCATCCTCATTCCCCCGGAAGATCCTGGCAAGTCCAAAATCGGATATCTTCGGGTTAAGATTCTCATCCAACAAGATATTACTGCCTTTGAGATCTCTGTGTATGATCCTCAGTCTTGAATCTCTGTGAAGGTACATAAGACCTCTACAAATCCCATCTATTATGTTAAACCGAGTCTTCCAGTCAAGAAGTCTTTGCTCCACCGGGTCTTGATTTACACAGCAAAGAGAGCATTAGCCAACAAGACAGTACAGAGTTAAACCAAATGGTATAAGTTATTACCAGATAAGCATGCATCCAAAGAGTTCCCAGGCATGAACTCATAGACCAGCATCCTTTCCTCTCCTTCAATGCAGAAACCAAGCAGTCTCACGAGGTTCCGGTGTTGCAACTTAGAGATCACAACCACCTCGTTCACAAACTCTTCGAGTCCTTGTCCAGAGGTTTGTGAGAGCCTCTTCACAGCAATCTCTTGCCCTTCTCGTAACTTCCCCTGCACAAGAAAAGCTGTAACCTCTCGTACCAATGAAGCAAATAAACTGTTTACAAACCTTGTAAACGGAACCAAAGCCCCCTTCTCCTAGCTTGTTTGTGACAGCGAAGTTTTCAGTAGCAGCAGCTAAAACTTGATACTCGAACAGTGGTAGCTCTTTAAGCTTGTTTTGATTCACAGCGATGGCTCCGGACTCGTTGCTATTTAAAGCTTCCATTCTCTCAAACAGTAACCTCGCGTTTCTGTTTTTCTCTGTTGATTAATCGAAAAAGTTGAAAAACTTttgttaaatctaaaaatatctaTAGAGACATGATTAACTCTCACCTCTACGTTTTGCTACCTTCCTCAGTGCTAAAAGAACAATCACCGTTACAAGAAACGCGCATCCTACCATGGTGATTACGATCACAAGTGATCGGTTGCTCGAGGTTTCTGTTGAGGAACATATGTGAGTTATTACACTGTAGTTTTAGTAAAATGATGCCAAACTGTTACTTACTGAGCTCAGAACCAGCTAGACGTATGTGAAGTGTAACGCCAGAGGTTAAAAACTCTTGCATGTCGATCAAGTCTCCGCTCCAAAGAAGACATCCCAACCCCGTGTCGTAAAAGTAAGCAGTACAAGAACAGTTTCTCAGACAGCTTCCAGGACAGTCTTGCTCGTTGACTTCAGACCGCTGTGGATTTTTGGGAACTTTCATCTTCTTTAACCTCAAGAACCCATCACCCTCTCTACTCCCATTACTGTGGCACTGCAATGGCGTCTTTCTCACGCATCCCTGAGTCCAGTTCCCTCTGCTCCACTCCTCGTAGCTCCGCGGCTCAAACCCTTTGATACACTTGCAAGGCGGATCTAAACCGGATTTGCAACTACTGAACTGACCACACTTAGCGTAGATATCGCAGTTTATTGGAAACATCAACCCCGAACTCCATTCTTGGTTAACTTTGCTCCAGTACTTCTCCATCGCGTGCCCCTCGGTGTCCAAGAGGAAATGATACATGGATTGGTTATAACCAAAGAACATAGAGACGAATCCTCTGTTGTCATTAGCAAGTTGAAACCCGTATAGATCGATCACTGAGTCCCTTTCCGGTAATCCGAGGAATCTCTGACCGTTCCACGGCCTCTACGCCACAGCATAAGACCGTCTTTCCATAAGGCGAGCTCTGGAAACGGTAGGGGGATCACACCGGCTGTGTAGCGTCCTGTCGAAGGATCAGATAGGCTTTTCCATGATCTGAGGATGAGTCTCTTCCCTGTTCTTGCGTCGGTAGAGATGGTCATTGTTGGTAAGAACGCGTTCTGAGGATGCTCGAAGCTCTCCCATATGGATGGTGTCTTGTCCTTATTGTCTGAAACCTTTTGAAGTACGAGGTTTCCTGTACTCAGAAGCCTTGCGTTAGCAGCTCCTGCTGGTCGCGAGAGGTTTGTGGACCAGTGAACCAGTCCACGACCATCCTTGACCACGAGATCCCCGTCTTTGGATATCAGAATCACTCCGGAAGAATCGTTGATCGGGCTGTCTTTGTTTGCTACCCAAACCACGGCCTGCTTCTGCACAGGAACGTTATTGAACCAAACTCCAGCGTAGCGACCCTTGGAGTTAACCGGACTGAAGAAACCAAACCTGAAAGTGCTGGGGCTGGAGACTAGCGTCTCCGAGTCTTTGAGCTCGGTAGAGAACGAAAGTACATCCACACCCAAACAAAACCTCAAAGACACAAAAGACAAggtaaaaagaagaagacggaAACGACCCATGTGTTCTCAGGTAGTTGAGCTCGTCCCTTTCTGTTTGGGAGAACGTTGAGCTTCGTGTATTGAGTATTTATATGTATCCAAAGAGTTGAAAAAATATTTGACGTTCGTTAGTTTGAATCTTCTTTAACCATTAGCACCGACTTGTCCTGCTAAAGCTGACTTTCCTACTACGAAAACTACTGGAGTGTAAGAGACGGATGTGAATATTAATTTTGGAACCGTCAAAGATGTTATTTTGTATCCTTCGTTCGTTGAAACATTGAAGAAATATTtttcaactgttttttttttcaaagacaAAACACAAGACACTGAATCCATTCATGTCTGAACTTCCACACagttcaaaaaaacaaaaaaaactcgcATGACAAATACTTACAACTCAAAAGATCTAAAAAACCCCCAAACACCAGACGATGAACACAACCCCAAGGGCACATAAAACCGCTTTGTCTTCTCCTTCTATGTCTCCTTAGAGAGGTCTCCTTCTGCAGTAAAGAAGCTGACACAACATTAGTGGTCAACATAGAAGCAAAACACTGATTCTGAAAGATGTAAGCATAGCCTAGCTAAATTGAAATTGACCTGCTTGTTGATGCTGCTGCTTATCCGAAGCATCATGATACTCCTCcttgtctccttcttcctcAGCAACCTCAAGAACCGTATGAAGCTTATCGCTTTCTACCAGACTCTCAGCACCATTCTCGCCATTTTTCTCATCCTCTCCGTCCTTATCATCTGGAAACCTAACAACCACCACCGGGCAAGCACAGTGATGAACAGAGTAATCACTAACACTCCCTAACCTCCCTTTGCTGCTCCTCTTCGTAGCGCCGAACCCTCTGCTACCCATGATCAAAGTACTGAGCCCTAACCTCTCAACCTCCAAACACAGCCTCTCCTTCATATCGTGATCTTTCACGATATGTATCTTAAACGGTATCTCCGCCTCGACCAGAGGCTGAGCAACGTCGCTAGCCTTCTTGTTGGTGAAAATATCGAAATCGTCTTCGAGTTTCTTCTGAGACTCTTCGTTCTCAGGATCCCACTGCGGAGACAAGTCAATGGCTCCCCAGTCGGCGCCGTAGAGGACGCTCGTCGGCTGAACGTGGAGGAGCACGACGGCGTCGCCTGATCGGAGATAGTTCTGAACAGCCCATTGGACTGCGTAGGCGCTCTCGTCGCTTAGATCGACGGCGATCCCGATCTTGCGCTGAGCTCCGGCTGTCGGTGTGGTGGTGATCGGGAACCTGGGGGACGACGGTTGCACGGTGACGACGGTGGGTGATTTCCTCGGTGATTTTCCCGGTGAAGCCATGGTTTTGTCGGCCATGAAATGAAAGAGTGTTTCTTTGGTAAAAGGAATGAGATTTTGGCTTTGACGGTGGAGATACGGACAAGGAGAGAGACAGAACAAAACTTTGGTCGTCTTGTACTTCTTCTGTTGCAAGATTTGGAGTTTGTTAAGAGCCGTTCGATTGATGAGTTTTAAGATCTAACGGAGGTAGTAAAATCTCAGTTAAATAGTAAAGGAAACACCTGATAATCCAGAAGCGAATCTGATTGATGGGCTCAAATGTTCTTGGGTTAAGCGAAAAATAACTTTGGGCCAGGCCTGGTAGATAGAATCAATCTTAACTTAGGACTCATGCTAATTAATAACAACATACCCGTAATTAAGTATTTAAGCGAATTAAACGATATATATTACATGCAGCCTAAAATTAGCCAAAGTCCTATTTCTTTAACAACGTTACTAATCCGGTGTTTGATTAACAAATCTTACTATCTTAGAGTTAcatttgatgtaaaaaaaacacaatttgttgattatatgttttctgtTACCTTTGCggacataataaaaaaaaatccaaataataGGAATCGCATAATAGAGGAAGATAGGATAAGAATAAAGAGACATCAATCACTCTCCACTATCAGAAAATCCACGTGGCAAACAGCTGTACCGTTAGTAATGACAGCTTTATGGTAGGTTTATGAATAATTAATTACCCGCCATAAAGCATCCAAAAGGCGTTTCACCCATTAAAGGAAGATCCTTTTTTGGCAGagaagagattaaaaaaaaaccaagttttctcctttttatcAATGGCGGATTCGGGTAAACTAGAGAGCGGAGGAGCCGCCGTAATAGGCGACATTGGAGTTGAAGGCGGCGGCGCGGCGGTGGAAGAGAGGGAGATGCTAGCGGAGTTGGAAGGCATATCTGTGTTGGATTTCGATCTGCTTTGCTCGACGGTGGCGCTTCAGACTCAGGGGAAGTGGAGGAAACTCGAGAGCTCCGACggagaagatgatgaatacGGCGGCGGCGTCTTACGCCTTTGGGAAGGCGATGTTATGGACTGCCTCGAGGATCGTCGTCTCTGGATCGAATCCGCTTGGTGAGTTTATTATATTCTCCAGACTTTGGAATGATAACGAAGCAAGAGACTTTTAtgtattaatagttttatttttttatcttttgtcttttagCTGTCCGTGCTACAGATTCGGGAAGAACATGACAAGAACCGGTTTCGGTTCTTGCTTTCTTCAGGTATTAAATCCCCTTTAGCATTGCTTAGTTGTTTTTGAGTTCCCAATCATTGAAAGATGTTTGTCTTTTCTATGTATCTGACTTATCAATtttgtgtgttgtgttgtgtgtcaGGGTGCTGTTCATATGATTCTTATCATCGGTCTCCTATTCAATGTTGCAGCTTTTGCTGTAACAAAAAGGCATTACTTTCTCTATCTGGCTGTTGCTTTCGTCCTCTTGATTGCTTCCTACTTGGGTTTCTTCCGTATGCAGATAAGAAGGAAGTTTAACATTAGAGTAAGCTTCCTTTTTGTTGTTTGTCTCTGTGATTATGTGCTCTGAGAGATTATGACAATtcgattctcttttttttctttacaggGTGCTGATAGTTTATTTGACGATTGCATCCACCATCTCATGTGTCCGTTTTGTACATTAACTCAGGTGTGTATATTTGTTCACAGATCATAACAAGCTGTATCCATTTATTTATGCCCTTTTGGTTCAACTTGCTTGTGAATGTGATGCAGGAATCGAAAACACTGGAGATAAACAACGTCCATGATGGTATCTGGCATGGTCGAGGAGACACGCTATGCATAGGCGGCTATCCCGAAGGAAAATCTTTGCTTGAGCTGCATTCTCCTCCAGTTATTGTATCAACAATGTCATCTGAACCCTAAAAACCCGACGTAGACGAGAGAGTATATACTGAGACAAGCTCTGTGCCTCCATAGGCATtggtatcatcatcatcagctgTGGTGTGTTCACCATTGACACGCATAATCATTTCAGAAGAAAACtttcatgtttgtttttttcgaaactgtgatatatatatagcaaacaTGGAAGTTCGATTTGAAAGGAGAAACATTGAGAACCTACTTGTATGCTAATAGTGTGTTGTAGTGCCAGTTATCTGTGTATATAGCCACCTAATTTGtatgataatatatttgatGATGATGGTCACAGATACCGATGTAAGTTACCTAGAAGATATAGGTCAATTCAGTTTTTGGTGGTTTCTGAACtgcaaaaaagaaacaaactatataatcgGCCAATTCCTACATCAACAAGGGTCAACGGTCCTAATCAGTACATAAACATGTTACCTGTGcgaaaacatacatcaactagtataaaattcaattttcatacatgaactTTCAAAATTTGGTTTTATCATACATTGACCTAATTTTCGTTAGTCAAACGTTGAGTTGTCGTTAACCGGTAATAGAAAATCGGCTAATTCCTACATCAACAGGGACCAATGGTACGGATCAATACATAAACACTTCACTTGTGCAAAAACATACATTaactaatacaaaatttaaattaaatacatgaaCTTTTGAAATCTGGTTTTAACATACGCTAAAGTTTGACATTTGCATAATTTCCACTAGTCAAATAATATTGAAGATAAATTGTTTGTCACGTATTGATTAAGTAAGGTTTTTATTGTATTATGTGGTAATTAAACTGTATTACGTAGTAAttgaatgagaaaaataaatcatgTAGGTCAAACGATTTCTTTCTCGTGTAATTCATTAGTTAGcttttctctttaatttttttcttcagcTTTTTCGACAACAGAAAACACTAACACCGAGAAAACGAAAGAAGACAAAATTgaacaaagagaaaagagaatgtCTTCGATAAGCTAAACATTCTCATTTCTCTCTGTCAATTACTACGTACTATGGTTTAATTATCACATAATACAATAAAAACTTTACTTAATCAACATGTGACAGACaatttatttttggtattattTGACTAGTGAAAATTAggtaaatctattttattaaatttaagtacaaaataaaactaacaTTATTTTCAACAGATTTATTACATCTTTTCTTTCCTTATTTTCACTCAACTTAACTACTTTATTAATTGCATTTTTTCCAAATAATTTAACGGCATGTTTTATAACAGAAGTTACCTATATTTAagtgttttattatatcttttacatttttttatacttCTTAACTACTTCATTAAGATATGGATATCATGTATATGGTTGGGTATGGATTGGTTCTTTCGGATATCgggttttttttgggttttgaaattatgttttttcgggtattataaatttttcgGTGGGATTCAAATAGGGTCTTTCCAGATCCGGGTGGGTTTGGTCTTTATGTGTAAGAAcataaaaatgaacaaaattttatatatttaggaatgtcattaaacaatttataaaaaaattaacaacaaaTATCCGCGCGGACGCGCATGTCAAAATTTAGTGTATGTTAAAACCATATTTCGAAAGTTCATGTATtgagtttaaattttgtattagttgatgtatgtttttgcACAGGTGAAGTGTTTATGTATTGATCTGGACCATTGGTCCCTGTTGACGTAGGAATTAACCGATTTTCTATTACTGGTTAACGACAATTCAACGTTTGATTAACGGAAATTAggttaatgtatgataaaaccaaattttgaaagttcgcgtatgaaaattaaattttgtactagttgatgtatgttttcgCATAGGTAAGATGTTTATGTACTGATCGGAAGATGTTTTCGCATAGGTAAGATGTTTATGTAGTGATCGGGACCGTTGGTCCTTTTGGTGTAGGAGTTAGCCGATTTCGCTAACAGAAACAATACGTTGTCAGGCATTTTGTTCTGGTTCGGTTCTGTTATACTGTTGTCAAAATAAAATCAGAAAAGCCAAAAGGGGTACAAAGAcaaatagatagatagatgaaACTTAGATCGATTCTATCTACCAGGCCTGGCCCAAAGTTAGACCTAGTTTACTATGAACTACTTTCTCAGAAAAACCACAAGGTGTACAAGACAAATAGATAGATAGGCAGAGATATACATGGACGTGAACACTTTATTCAAATTCTCTGGACCATCCTCAGGCAgtcattttaattgttttatgtTCACTGTTCTTCGGTTCAGAGAACAAAACGGGCGGTTAATACAGGACACCAACCGCGTAAATACAAATCTATGACGGAGTTAGAATGAACCAAAATCCATACCAACAAAAagcaaaaaggagaaaaaaaaaaaaatgaaaaataaacaagaaCGTGAACTTTCTTTCTATGTTCTCTCATCTAAGATGTGTAAAACCTGTCAACTCCTATTATGATGACAAACAACATTTGGAAAAAAGATGGAAACCTTTTATTCTCCTACGGTGCCATCAGACCATCCACCGTATAAGAAAGAGACTTAGCCCAGTCCGTTTTCAGCACCATTGTTTGCAGCgtgtgcatcacatcatatccTGGATCAAGCTTCCGTTGCCATCCCTATAACCACAATCAATTACAATATTGAAGCAAACTGTATCCCTCCATAACACTAACTGGATCAAACTAGGCAACAAACATCTTTAACCTCAATTACTATAATAACTTTAGTTTTGGTCCTATGCATACCAACAAGTTCCATGATCTGAAAATCAACACTAAATTATGAGAGAAAAAAAACCAAAGATTTTGGCTCACCTCGAGAACTAGTGTTGTCACCATCACAGTGCACACATTCCCATCGATATTAACTCTATGGCGCCTTACTTTCTCAAGTAACTCGTGCATGCAATCTGCTGGATGTACTAAATCTCCCTCAGCGGTTCCCCAGAACTTGAATGCTTCTTCTACTTCCTGCCAAAACATAAACGTATCATCATTCATCACATACTTAAAGAATCTCGA
This region of Brassica napus cultivar Da-Ae chromosome C5, Da-Ae, whole genome shotgun sequence genomic DNA includes:
- the LOC106399189 gene encoding universal stress protein PHOS32; its protein translation is MADKTMASPGKSPRKSPTVVTVQPSSPRFPITTTPTAGAQRKIGIAVDLSDESAYAVQWAVQNYLRSGDAVVLLHVQPTSVLYGADWGAIDLSPQWDPENEESQKKLEDDFDIFTNKKASDVAQPLVEAEIPFKIHIVKDHDMKERLCLEVERLGLSTLIMGSRGFGATKRSSKGRLGSVSDYSVHHCACPVVVVRFPDDKDGEDEKNGENGAESLVESDKLHTVLEVAEEEGDKEEYHDASDKQQHQQAEGDLSKET
- the LOC106399191 gene encoding uncharacterized protein LOC106399191, giving the protein MADSGKLESGGAAVIGDIGVEGGGAAVEEREMLAELEGISVLDFDLLCSTVALQTQGKWRKLESSDGEDDEYGGGVLRLWEGDVMDCLEDRRLWIESACCPCYRFGKNMTRTGFGSCFLQGAVHMILIIGLLFNVAAFAVTKRHYFLYLAVAFVLLIASYLGFFRMQIRRKFNIRGADSLFDDCIHHLMCPFCTLTQESKTLEINNVHDGIWHGRGDTLCIGGYPEGKSLLELHSPPVIVSTMSSEP